The proteins below are encoded in one region of Nitrospira sp.:
- a CDS encoding outer-membrane lipoprotein carrier protein translates to MIRGLDEQTNSNAGRVRPWVLVFIVVMSGVLASPSWVSAEDEKALKEVRSVVHKLQARYEKTKDLQAEFTQKTKVEGFSTPITSSGRLQIKRPGRLRWDYLDPSREEIYVNQDDVKMFVPEHQQVLVGKLTQMSASKAPLQLLQGIAKLDSEFDITPAPGDARGAGGLPLVNLVPRGGEGQTVRPYQAIVLEVHPKTSYIKSLTLHELSGNVSTFEFSNVKANSGIQDSVFEFTVPPGVEVVRAPTFRAP, encoded by the coding sequence ATGATACGCGGCTTGGATGAACAGACAAACAGCAATGCCGGTCGAGTGCGGCCATGGGTGCTCGTCTTTATCGTGGTGATGTCAGGTGTGCTCGCCTCTCCATCATGGGTCTCTGCCGAGGACGAGAAGGCGCTCAAGGAGGTCAGATCGGTCGTCCACAAACTTCAGGCTCGCTATGAGAAGACGAAGGACCTGCAGGCCGAATTTACGCAGAAGACGAAGGTGGAAGGCTTTTCCACTCCGATCACCTCATCCGGCCGCCTGCAGATCAAGCGCCCAGGGCGGCTCCGTTGGGATTATCTGGATCCGAGCCGAGAAGAAATCTACGTCAATCAAGACGACGTCAAGATGTTTGTTCCGGAGCATCAACAAGTGCTCGTTGGCAAGTTGACCCAGATGTCGGCCTCGAAGGCTCCCTTGCAACTGCTCCAGGGCATCGCGAAGCTCGATTCTGAGTTCGATATTACGCCCGCACCCGGCGATGCGAGGGGAGCGGGGGGGCTTCCGCTCGTCAATCTGGTGCCGAGGGGCGGAGAGGGCCAAACCGTCAGACCGTATCAGGCGATTGTTCTGGAGGTGCATCCGAAGACCTCCTATATCAAGAGCTTGACGTTGCACGAACTCAGTGGCAATGTGTCCACGTTCGAGTTCTCGAATGTGAAAGCGAACAGCGGTATTCAGGATTCGGTGTTCGAGTTTACGGTTCCGCCGGGGGTCGAGGTCGTTCGGGCGCCGACCTTTCGCGCGCCGTGA